The following nucleotide sequence is from uncultured Roseateles sp..
CCGTCCGGGGTCCACCGTGTAGTCGATCTGATCCGGCTCGCTGACCTCGGGCAGCCATTGTGCGTCGGGGCCGAAACGGGCCTGGCCACCCAGGTCCAGGGTCAGGTGCACACCGAGCCAGGCATCTTGCGGCACCGGATAGATCAGATGGCTGAACGGCGCCTTGCCGGCCAGCGCGAAGTAATTGCCCTTGCTGAAAAAGGCGCGCGGCTGATGTGCCGGGGCCAGACCTTGCGTGTGCGCGGCCAGCTGTGGTGCGTATAACCCCGCGGCATTGATCACAAAGCGGGCTTGCAACTCCATCGGCTCATCGCCGCCCACCTGCAGGCGCAGGCCCTGGGCGCCAGGGGTGATGCTCTCGACCGGCGAGCACAGCGCCAGCAGGCCGCCGGCCCGCTCCAGATCGCCCTGCAGGGCCAGCATCAGGCCATGGCTGTCGATGATGCCGGTCGACGGCGACAGCAGCGCGCCGACGCAGCGCAGCGCCGGCTCCAGCGTCAGCGCCTCGCCGGGGCTGAGGTAGAGCAGGTCATCGACGCCGTTGGCCTGGCCCTTGGCCAGCAATTGCTGCAGACCGGGCAATTGCGCCTCCTGCGTGGCCACGACCAGCTTGCCGCATCGCTGACGGGCCACGCCGGCCTGCTCGCAATAGGCATAGAGCAGTGCCTTGCCGCGCACGCTGAGCCGGGCCTTCAGCGAGCCGGCCGGGTAGTACAGCCCTGCATGGATGACCTCGCTGTTGCGCGAGCTCACGCCGGTACCGATGGCGTTGGCACGTTCCAGCACGATAGTCTCCAGGCCCCGCTGCGCCAACGCCCGGCCCACGGCCAAGCCAACCACGCCCGCGCCGATCACGGCAACGTCAATTTTCTCCATCAAGCCATTCTGCCCTGGCCGCAGCGATGACGGCCGCCGCATCCTCGGTGAATTCACCGCCCTGCAGCCGCAGCATCAGCTCATCCGGTCGCAGATGGAGGAATTCGGCCACCTCGCCATCCTGGTTGCGCGGTTGGAAGCCTACCGGCAGCGCCAGGTTGTAGATGTGCACGACCTCGTCGTGCAAGCCTTCGGCCTCGACCCGCGTACAGCGCA
It contains:
- a CDS encoding NAD(P)/FAD-dependent oxidoreductase, with the protein product MEKIDVAVIGAGVVGLAVGRALAQRGLETIVLERANAIGTGVSSRNSEVIHAGLYYPAGSLKARLSVRGKALLYAYCEQAGVARQRCGKLVVATQEAQLPGLQQLLAKGQANGVDDLLYLSPGEALTLEPALRCVGALLSPSTGIIDSHGLMLALQGDLERAGGLLALCSPVESITPGAQGLRLQVGGDEPMELQARFVINAAGLYAPQLAAHTQGLAPAHQPRAFFSKGNYFALAGKAPFSHLIYPVPQDAWLGVHLTLDLGGQARFGPDAQWLPEVSEPDQIDYTVDPGRADGFYADVRRYWPGLADGALQPAYSGVRPKLHGPDQSAPDFRIDGPAEHGVAGLVNLLGIESPGLTSCLALADEVVQRLGL